The Carcharodon carcharias isolate sCarCar2 chromosome 2, sCarCar2.pri, whole genome shotgun sequence genomic sequence TAGTTTAATGGTTGCCATTACCGAGACTAACTTTAtgaaattgaatttgaatttcgtcagttgctatggtgggatttgaaaccatttcaccagagcattagcccaggtctctggactactagtcccatgacattaccactacaccaccatttccCCCTACTACAATGGTAAAAGGGGTGAGGGACCTTCATTTACCTGAAAAGACTAGAGAAGCTAGGATTGATCTCCTTAGAGCaatggggagatttaatagaggtgctcCAAATGATGAATGTCCttatttatttactctatcaaaaccaaaCTATTTTCACTGGTAGAAAGCCTGAAAACCAAGAGGGCAGATTAAGATAACTGTCAACTAAAGGTGAGACGagcagaacattttttttttgtgtaaTGAGTTATGGTGGTCTGGATTGCTGGGGCAATTGGGCAAATACTTAAAGGCCGATGGGGAACAAGCAAGGccatgggactaattggatagctctttctaaCAGCTGACATAGGTGCAGCAGGGCAACTAGACTCaaagagcacagaaggagaccatcgTTCAAACTACCAGTCTGGTTCTGAACTGAATTAGTTACTTAATTGAAGCTGAAAAGTCTCGCAGTCCTTCTGAGTTGGTTTGATTTATAGGTATTTAACTGAGGCTGGTGTCCACATCACTGATCTGCAAATGGTTAAAAACATCACCAAGCGGGGTTCCTGCTCCTACTGGGTCAGCTTTGCTGGGAAGTGCTCGTGTACCTAGAGAGCCAAGGATGGGGTTCAATTTCAAAGCAACTCCATGGTTGAATGGCGCACTGATATTCCCATGTCAAGGCTCAGCCATGGACGGTGTGTGCTGCACCATAGCGGGGCTGTCAGCAAGCTTTGTAACCGTATCCTAACCAACAGTCAGGATCTTCAGGCAGGGACACCAGTAAGttcctccaacagcaccttccaaaacgaaggacagcagacacaagggaaggCGGCCAACTGCgcgttcccctccgagccacacaccatcctggcttggaactatattgccgttccttctgtcactgggtcaaaagtctggaactccctcccaaacagcactgtgggcgtgtacctacaccacgtggactgcaggttcaagaaagcggctcaccaccacattctcaagggcaatgagggatgctggcttagccagtgacccCCAATTTCTCGTGAGAAAAATTTAAAATACAATGCCAATTGATCACCTTTTAATACAGACTTCAATGTGAATAAGTTGTGAAATATTACTATTCAGATCTCAGATAGCACAAGGTTATCCATCAATCACAGAGCTCTCAATGTTATATAAATAATACATTTGAAATAATTATTAAATAATAGGCATGCCAGAAAGACTCACTGAAACTTTTGCCTATTTATGTAAGTTGTGGCTCAGACGGGAGTACTTTCACTTCAGTCAGAATATTGCAGATTCAAGATTCGCTGCAGAGAGACGAGTGCAAAAcccaggttgacactccagtgcaggactTTGGAAATGCGGCACTGTCGAAGgtaccgtctttcagatgagacattaaaccgagggctcatctaccctttcaagagggcataaaagattttatggTACTTTCGAAGAAGAGCACAccttggctaatatttatcacCTCAGACAACATCACATAAACAATTACCTGGTCAttgtcacaatgctgtttgtggggccttgctgtgtacaaattggctgatACGTTTATGTTACAACAATAACTACCCTTTAAAAAGAATTTCTTCAgctgtaaagccctttgggaGACCAAAGTCACGGAAGGCACTAAATAGATGCATGTCTTTCTTATAATTCATTTCAAAAATAGACTCCACTCTCACAACTACACCAGCCGACAGTTTCAACACTTATGAAAATGTGAAATGTTTTTCCCCAAGACTAAAAGGATTCAGTTGAGAAGCTGTGTCATAATGAAAATAAACAAGACTGcaaattttgcttttaattagCTCCGAGGCAGATTGCAAGGAAATTCCAGCACCTCAGACGCTGACAGGTTGATCTTCCAATAGGAAAccaactgaaaatctgaaatcaaTCCCAGTTACTGGAAAAATCATGTTGGAAAATTCCAAACTTTCTGACATTGGGGACTTTCAAAAGAGCAATGAACAGGTTCTGCTGTTCATTGGGGAGAGACTGCATTAGTCACTTGCAATGTGTACAGTTCCCAAGGTCATGCACTTCAGTTCATCTGAatctctgctgcccttatcctatcTCGTACCAAGTTCCATTCATTGATCATCCCAGTgcacactgacctacattggccctTGGTTCAACAACAATCTCACCCCTATCTCCATACCCTCCTCCAGCCAACCCTGCAACTCTCCCAAGAATACAGCACTCCTCCTAATTCCTGCCTCTTGTGTAACCTCAGGCTCTCTTTAACCCACCATTAGCAGCTGTGTCTTGAGCTAGCGAGGCcctaaactctagaattccctccctaaagttctctgcctctctctctcctcctttaaaacactccttaaaacccacttctTTGACCAGGTTTTAGGTCACTTGTCCCAAGTGTGTCAACTGTCACCTGATACTGTTCCTCTGACGTGCTGTGGGATGTTGCACCACATCAAAGACATGATGAAAATACAGATTTTGTGTTGTAGTTCTAAAAATGGAAGTAATTTCCttttcactgttacacagagGCTGACACAGTCTTGGTCTGATTATATAGTTTGGATTGTCTGCTAAAGCACACCAAGGTCTACAGAtttaacatattccagagtctgcaATTCAATTATGGCTGCCAGTTATGTGACTCTCCCTATCTTAAGTGACTATGTTATGCCTGGGCTTGCCCAGGCTGATATACAGATTGCTACACACAAGGATACTGCATTGTAGGAAAGGGAGGGGAAGAAACGGAACTACGATTCTGACTCCTGAAGCACACGTGGTGACAAATGGCCCACAAAGCAATGGAGAGTAGGccttaaaataaataaatcattTTACAAGTAAATCCCTTTCAGGAAGCTATACCCACATGGCCTCTAGTCCTCTCATATCTAATGCTTGATTCTTATATCTAATGTTTGACTCTTCAGGAATTTCATACCTAGGATGCTCACGTGATGTAGACTTATAAAACTTTAAGAGAATCAGAACTCGTGCATTATCCCCCTCACCAAATATTCTGGCTTTCAATAACTGACACCACCCAAAAGAGATTAGTTAACATCGCACCACAGTGatttttcaacagcaccttccaaaccggcaACCTTCTGCAACTAGAAGGACGAGAGCAACAGgcgcacgggaacaccaccatcagTTCCTGGATAAAAataatcactgttccttcattactGGGTCCAAGTCCTGGagctcactgtgcagcagcatgtgggaagtaccttcaccacatgggctgcagcaatgCAAGAAGGCAACTTATTACCATCTTCCCAAGGACAACTAGGGTTGGGCATTAAATGTCAACCTTGTTAGCAAcaccaagaatgaatttttaaaaaaatatatgatACAACGATATATAATATTATATGCAAAATTCCCACTGCACATGCTCATCACATCACCAGCATTTTGTAGGTCATGCTGGCTTTTCTAAGCTCAATTCCCCCTTTCACCTCTCTTCTTATCCTTAGCTCCCAAGGAAATATCGAAATAGTAACAATATAACAATGTAATGCATTATTCACAAAGTGCTTGGTCGCACTTCTGAGACTGGTCACCAACAAGGAACTATGGAAATGCAAGTCATCCTTTCCTTTCAAATGGATCACAGTTCCGCAAAACAGCTTTCCCAGTGGTCACAACAGCCAAAACTGCACATTTTATCAAAGGTAGTCAAAATAGAGGTAATACAATGTATAAAACAATATATGACATACAATCAGTCTGACAATGGAAACTGCAGCTTTGTTAAATTATATTTGAAACGCCAAGATATACAATAAAACATCCAACACTTAATTTTGTTTCgtttgggttttttttatataaaaatgcACTTTGTATTAAAAGTCTTGGAACAGACATAGCTGTTAAATGCATGTCTGGATTTGTAACATACAGAGGGTGTTAGAATTCCGTGGTGCGTCAGAGTAagaactccccccaccctccccccaacccacccaccagcccacttcccacctccctcccttcccccttgcCCTCCCATCCTCTGTCATTATTGGTCTGGCGAGATTAGATAAGATTAATACACAGAACAACAAAGATGGTTCCTTTGGAAAcgagagaggagaaatcaaaaAAAGAGTGATATAAATTCCCCGACAACCTGAAATGTAGGCAAAGCAAGGAGAAATTAAATGAAACATATGCGTAGATTCCGTCAAGAGAGTCTTTCAGTCTTGCCATGCTTTGCGTGGGAACGCTCGGAGGAAAATTTGTTaagtagtttttttttttgtGCGCCGACAGCTAATGGGATGGCATGGAGGCTTTCACAGATTGGCACGTACTGCATTGACAGTGGAGTTTCAAAAGGCACTAGACACAAGAGTGGTTGGTGGCCTGTGATCAGCCAGTTTGTGGACCACAGCACAGAATTCAGTTATTGTCTGCACCCTCCTGGGCTCGCTAGTTGtccatttttttttcttccaccccaaccccatcccccctccaccccccaccccacccccacccccccttgttTGCACAAGTCCATGGTTGCCACATTCACAGCACAGTTCCAAAAAAAAATACCATTGtcgcatttttttttaatgttaaatatatttgccctacctttccccttttctttcaactgggggtgggggggtggggatggagaggttAGAGGgtaggtgagggagggagggggaagaggaggcaaAAAAAATTAAGTCACAGCAGTTCAACAAAAAATAGATGTACTTTTCCCCCTCATCCCGTGACTAAACAGCAGTAAGATGGAGCTCTGATCCAAATTGTGGCATCTGTTACAGTGTCTCCAAGTTTAGGTGGGTGCCACCAGAGATGGGATGCCAAATATCCATATTTCCAACTTTGCATAGAAACTCTGTGCCtgtggaaggggttgggggggggaggagggggtacaaAAAAATCAATTAAATAAACCAGGAATTCATCATTCATTAAGATTCACTTACaattcttccctcccctccccttgcaGTGAACAAAGGACCAGATTGTACCAAATACCATCAACTGAATTCTAAAATAAATCATTTTCCCCTCCCCCTTTACAGCTTTAATGCAAATCTGCGCCTGCTAACTCAATCTCACCCCAtttccacccccccaacacacacagacgtagagagagagagagagagagacacacacacacacatacagagaaagagagagagacacacacaaacagacgtagagagagagagagagagagagacacacacacacagacgtacagagagagacacacacacacagacgtacagagagagacacacacacacacagacgtacagagagagacacacacacacacagatgtacagagagagagagacacacacacagacgtagagagagagacacacacacacagacgtagagagagagagacacacacacagacgtagagagagagacacacacacagacgtagagagagagagacacacacacacagacgtagagagagagacacacacacacagacgtagagagagaggcacacacacacagacgtagagagagacacacacacagacgcacagagagagagacacacacacacagacgcacagagagagacacacacacacacacacagacgtacagagagagacacacacacacacagacgtacagagagagacacacacacacagacgtacagagagagacacacacacacacacagacgtacagagagagacacacacacacacacagacgtacagagagagacacacacacacacagacgtacagagagagacacacacacacacagacgtacagagagagacacacacacacagacgtacagagagagacacacacacacagacgtacagagagagacacacacacacagacgtacagagagagagacacacacacacagacgtacagagagagagacacacacacacagacgtacagagagagagacacacacacacagacgtacagagagagagacacatacacagacatacagagacacacacacacacacacagacgtacacagagagagacacacacacacacacacacacagacgtacagagagagacacacacacacacacacacagacgtacagagagagacacacacacacagacgtacagagagagacacacacacacacacacagacgtacagagagagacacacacacacagacgtacagagagagacacacacacacagacgtacagagagagacacacacacacagacgtacagagagagacacacacacacagacgtacagagagagacacacacacacagacgtacagagagagacacacacacacagacgtacagagagagacacacacacacagacgtacagagagagacacacacacacagacgtacagagagagacacacacacacagacgtacagagagagacacacacacacagacgtacagagagagacacacacacacagacgtacagagagagacacacacacacagacgtacagagagacacacacacacagacgtacagagagacacacacacacacacacagatgtacagagagacacacacacacacacacacacagatgtacagagagacacacacacacacacacacagatgtacagagagacacacacacacacacacacagatgtacagagagacacacacacacacacagatgtacagagagacacacacacacacacagatgtacagagagacacacacacacacacgtacagagagacacacacacacacatagacgtacagagagagacacacacaaacagacgtacagagagagacacacacacacagacgtacagagagagacacacacacacagacgtacagagagagacacacacacacagacgtacagagagagacacacacacacagacgtacagagagagacacacacacacagacgtacagagagagacacacacagacatacagagagagacacacacagacatacagagagagagagacacacacacacagatgtacagagagagagagacacacacacacacacagacgtagagaaagagagaaacacacacacagacagacgtacagagaaacacacacagacgtacagagagagagacacacacagacgtacagagagagagacacacacagacgtacagagagagacacacacagacgtacagagagagacacacacagacgtacagagagagacacacacagacgtacagagagagagacacagacgtacagagagagacacacagacgtacagagagagacacacacacagatgtagagagacacacacacacagacgtacagagagagacacacacacgcacagacgtagagagagagagagagacacacacacagacgtgtagaaagagagagagagacacacacacacacacacacacacatacacacaggattTAGACGCCAGCACTGGATAGTCTTGACTAACATGTACAAGTCTTATCAGCCCCACCATTTTAAGTGAGGTGGCTCTCTGTGGCTGTCTTTACTGGTGttctagagagagagcgagagagagaaagcctgcTGGTTGTAACTTGCCTGCCTAACAGTAGCATCACAGCTGGGAAGGGGGTTTAAATctgtctccccatcccccacactcccatcacATGAGCGCCTCATCTCTTCTTGACTTTCTGTCCCATTAATTACATAAAACggcttcccacctccacccacccatccacaaccccctccctccctccctccctcaccctcaccctcattttAAACAAAGTTAGCGGAAAGCACACCCCatgcattttctttttttgtgtgttttttttttaaaaaaaagtctcacCTTTCATGATGtgtaatatatatttatatagacATTTATCACAGCAGCACACAGGAGGCACAACACTGATCGTCCCCACTGGGCTGGGCCACATAGTTCATTTGCCTGACGATCTCTGCGAACAGTTCGTCCACCGAGGTTTTATTTTTGGCCGAGGTCTCCATGAAGGGGCAGTTCCACTCGTCGGCCAGGGCTTTCCCCTCGCCGTAAGTcacctcccgctctccctccaggTCCACCTTGTTGCCCACCAGCAGCATCGGGACCCTCTCGTACCTCTTCACCCGAATGATCTGGTCCCGCATGGGCCGGATGTCCTGGAAGGATTGCTGGTTGACCAGGCTGTAGACCAGGATGAAGCCCTGGCCGTTCTTGATGTACAGGTCTCGCATGGAGGCGAACTGCTCCGTGCCGGCCGTGTCCAAAATCTCCAGCACCGAGGGCGAAGAGTCCACCTCGATCTCCTTGCGGTAGAAGTCCTCGATCGTGGGGTCGTACTTCTCGATGAAGGACCCGGTTACGAACTGCACGGTCAGGGCGGATTTGCCGACTCCGCCGCTCCCCAAAACGACCACTTTATATTCCCTCATGGTCTTTGCTggcaaaacaaacaaaaaaaaaagaaacaccccccctccctccctcccctccccaccaactttctctctttctctccccctctctctctctctctctctcccccctcttccTTGGAAGGTGAGCGGGTCGTTAATAAACGTGTGAAAGCCCCCCCCCTCAATAGGGGGCAGCAGAAAAAATTGGTCTGAAATCGCCAAGAGTGAAACCGACAAGGACAAATGCAGCACCGAATATCTTTGCTCCCCcctctgtttttgtttgtttgtttgtttttggctgcccctctttccctctctcttaactgcccccccccaccccacccctcaccacaccccccccccccccaccacaaccactGTCTCCCTTTAATTTTAAATCCGATGCCGAGCTCCCTTGCTGCAGTCTCCCCTTCCAGTGTCGAAAAGGGTTTGTTGAGCTCCCAGCATTTATTTCGCCACTGCAGCTGCCTCTGCTTCTGCCTTGCTGAGTCTCTCCTCTTCTGCCTTGCTGAGTCTCTCCTCGtcttccccccctcaccaccaccaccaccaccacccccccccttcccttctttccccttcccttcccttctcttCTCTTCCCTGGCCGTACGAGACTGAAGCagaacaatctctctctcccacgctcttcCTTCCCATTGACATACACACAAGGCAGGCTTTCGCAGGGCGTGAACGCGCGTCGGCAACAGCACCGAGCTGCAGCGCCTGGGCGGAGCTAAGCTcttaaaagggacagtggcaaacCCTTTTTTGTTTGGGTCCCATCATCATCGttccagacagacagacagacagacagagaaagaaagagagagagagagaaagaaagaaagagagggggagaaattATTCCTGCAGTTGACACACCCACCCTGAAGggtcatgggggtggggtgggggacttacaacctagaactagggggcgtggggggggggtaaaaacaaaaaagaactgcagatgctggaaatccaaaacaaaaacagaattacctgggaaaactcagcaggtctggcagcatcggcggagaagaaaagagttgatgcttcgagtcctcatgacccttccacagaactgatagTGCCAGCGGTGAAGCAATTACttttggggtgggtggtggtcagggggtgggggagagagagagagagagagcgcaagagtccagaattggaggagttccGAGACCTCGGTTTCTTTACCCTAACTTGAGCTGGCTTTATCAGCTATGATTTTCCTGTCACTTTCTTCTCAGTGGGTCCAGTCTGGACTGCTCTGCCCGGAAGTGGGGTGGAACCAGGTTCAaccgaggcattcaagggggcgtTAGATTGatcatttaaatagaaacaaatcagttctgtcgaagggtcatgaggactcgaaacgtcaactcttttcttctccgccgatgctgccagacctgctgagtttttccaggtaattctgttctagaactagggggtccctgtttaaaaataaggggcatttaagacagaaatgaggagagcctttttccaccccccccccccccgagtcttttgcactctcttcctcagacagcagcggagacagagtgtttcgatatttttaaggcagaggtaggtagaccgtgtgatgtgagaaaaaaaaaaccttttctcACAGCCAGTGAGTCCAGGGAGGGAATCCCGGagtttggggcccaggcagctgaaggcacggccagcGGTGAAGCGATtacatttggggtgggggggtggatagagagagagagagagagagagagcgcaagagtccagaattggaggagttccGAGATCTCGGTTTCTTTACCCTAACTTGCGCTGGCTTTATCAGCTATGATTTTCCTGTCACTTTCTTCTCAGTGGGTCCAGTCTGGACTGCTCTGCCCGgaagtggggtggaggcaggttcaaccgaagCATTCAAGGGGGCGTTAGATTGatcatttgaatagaaacaatgcgcaagggcacggggtgggggggggtggggggggaaagcgAGAGGGTGGCTCTAAGTCATGGTGCTcacttggagagccggtgcagacaggatgggccgagTGGTCTGCTTCTgccctgtaacaattctgtgattggtacacaagggggtgaaatgttatcggaggcaggcgggaggttacagtcagatcggccatgaccttattgaatggcagagcaggctggagggggctAAGTGGCCTATCCTTCTCCTAATTTGTATCTTTGTATGTCCATATGCAATATATGGAATACTGATTCCTAGGTTGACTCATGTTGTTCACTAGACTCGTTTCTGGGCTGAAGGggcttttcttatgaggaaaggtggaaCGAGTTGGGCCTATATCTATTACagcttagaagaacgagaggtgatcctGTGGGGAGGATGGATAcctggaggatgtttccacttttgggagagactagaaccaggggacaccatTTAAGAATGAAAGGTCTTACCagttaaggtggagatgaggagaatatttttcctctcagaggatagttagactgtagaattctcttccccagaaagcagtggaggctgggtcattgaaattATTCAAGGCTTGAGTTTGACAggcttttgatagacaagggagtcaagggttatgggggacagacaggaaaatcGAGTTGAAACcacaactagatcagccatgatctcattgaatggaagagcaggcccaaagggctgaatggcctactcctgctcttaagtccTATGGAACTTATGTTGAATTTAACTTACCTCTGTGCTCCATCATTGGCAGTCATGTTACTAGCTGCCTAAACCCGaagctctagaattccttccctgaacctctctatctctctcctcctttaatacactacttaaaatctacctctttgaccaaacttttggtcccAAAATCTCATGTGGTCTGCTGCCATATTTTGTTTGGTAACCTTGGCTACAaaacatcttgggacattttattgccatgggcagaatttttgccaCCATGTGAGGGTGAGGCGGATGTGTAATTTCATACCACAGACTGGCATGTGGGTTTGCCAGCAACATCTCAACCCTGGGCCATTTTCCCAGAGGTGGGATCAGGGGCGTAAGTGCCACCCACACACAAGCAGTGGGTTGCCAGTTAGGGTAAGTTTATGGTGTATTAAGGTCCATTTTAAGAGACAGAGCCGAGGGCCAGTGCTCCAGGCAGGCTTTGAAGTTCTCACTTCCTACAAGGCCAAAGTTGCAGCTACAGGCCTGAAGGTGgaacttccctctctctcacttacctgcAATGGCAGGCTGCAACTTCTTTAGGGCTGGAGAGCCTCCTGCCGTCCCTTCAGCTTCGAGACCTCACACACCATCTTAATTGGGTGGTGAGTTTGCCGCCTGGCCAATAATTGGACACTCTAGGAAACACGCAGTGTGGGGTCAAGTCCCCTGTGTGAGCCTGATGTCAGGATTCCAACCCCGAAATCTAA encodes the following:
- the LOC121286722 gene encoding ras-related protein Rap-2b, with the protein product MREYKVVVLGSGGVGKSALTVQFVTGSFIEKYDPTIEDFYRKEIEVDSSPSVLEILDTAGTEQFASMRDLYIKNGQGFILVYSLVNQQSFQDIRPMRDQIIRVKRYERVPMLLVGNKVDLEGEREVTYGEGKALADEWNCPFMETSAKNKTSVDELFAEIVRQMNYVAQPSGDDQCCASCVLL